A region of the Bos mutus isolate GX-2022 chromosome 18, NWIPB_WYAK_1.1, whole genome shotgun sequence genome:
atccccttccttcttttcttctgtggTGAGGACACTTATGATGAACTGTCTTAGCAGATTTCAAGTATTCAGAGCAGTAATGTTAGCAGTCATCACATTGGTGTCCATCAGGTCACCAGAACTTACCATCTTGCATAGCTGAAACTTTGTGCTGTTTAATGAACAGCTCATTACAATTAGAAGCtcgagtttcattttttttaaagcaggaaagaattttatttatttattttttttaattttttttaagaatttcaatTATTCAATTCTtctcacagaagaaaaagatctgaACTGTTAGTAGCTGTCATGtcatagatggatagatggatagacagacagatagatgatAGATCTTATGAAAGTATAAGCTCCAATTTCTTTGGTTGTTTCAAACTTTTTccaaagtgaagtcagtcataaGCAGTCATTTTAGACAAAAGCTGTTCTCCTATGGCTTTTTGAGAAAGATAAGGCAGTATCTCTTTTTCTTGAAGTGTTACCAATGGATGCATTTCAACAATGCTATGTTCTTGATGACAAAATTATAATGGAGGAATCACAGTTCAGGTATTCAAAATTGGACTCAGGTGGCTACTGGGAATCTGGTCTCAGACACCTCTCTGCATCACTGAGAACTTGAACTTTCTTAAAAAGCCCAAGGACACCACCCTCCAACCCCACCCTTATGGTCTTTCCCATCTCCCCTTGTAACTATGTAAGCATTTCAAACCCCAAGCAATCCTTGCTCAAGGAGCACTCTTACTTCTTGCCAGTTCCAATTATAATTCTTGATAAACAACTCAGGTAACTGACTGTAACACTGCATTTTCTGCTTTATAAACCTCCTCAATTTTGTAGTCATGGGGAACACAGTTTAAACATTTCCTGAATCCGTGTCTCTTGGGCTGTGGTCCTAAATGACCCCAAATCAGCACCTTTTAATCTCAATCAAGTCTCCATTTCTGAAATGTTGGTTAACAGCCTGCTGAATACTTTGACTCCAAGGAATGCTCTTGGGCTTAGAATCAGGACTGCAGAGCCAATAAAACCCAAAGTGGGAAGAGCTCTTATTTCTCTGTGtcgagaaagaaaaataccaaaagaGGACTAGCTACACAAACGAACCTCAGGTCCAGGAAAACTTTAACTAAAATGCTATCCTAGGGGGACAAAATGTGAGAAGCTTGGACATGCCCTGAAGTTTTAATGCAGGGACTAGCTGCTACTTACACCACTTTCTGGAGACTAGATGCAGCAGAGGCTATTTTTTCGCAAAGAATTCTCACTGAAGAGGTACTGAGGAAGCTCTGACTGATGTCCAGAAACAGCAGACTCCTGCTTGAGTCAAACACAGAACAAAGATCCATCCAGAGAGGGAGCATGTGTTGCTCATTCTGGGACCTATGGGAAAGAGATGAAGGAGGGACTTAACAAATACTGCTGGAGAGAAAAGTGGCATTTGTCTGTCTTCGTGAATGTGTTTCAGGTTGCTCTGtgcattattgttgtttagttgcttggtTGTCttctactctttgtgattctatggactgtagcctgcctggctcctctgtccacgggatctcccaggcaagaatactggagggggttggcatccccttctccaggggatcttcctgactcagggatcgaacctgcatctcctgaactggcaggtggattctttactactgagccacctgggaggccctaaTAAGAAATTATAACTGTAAAAGTTGGGTGATTTAATTATTTAGCACAAGTATCAGACAACCCAATACCTAAGACATATTACTGGAGAAAGAACTTGAACTTCTCACATGTCAACCTAATAGAGCCTTAAAATAAGTCAAAATTCTAACCATATCATTGATCAAAGATTGAGAGCAATATACATCATTGATAAACACTTAAGAGTAGGTGTACACATCAATGGAGGTTATTTGGATATTTGATGGTAAATCCATATACGTAATATTCAAGCTAATTTATAACCATATTTGCTGACCTAAGATGATGTCCATAAAATCTTGAGAAAATACAATCTTTAAGTGGTTGCATATTCATATACAAAGATTTCTCAAAGAATGGTTATTTTGTTCTGGTGACTGGTTTTTAGTGGAAGGATTTTAGCAGAGGAAagatataggagacctgggttcaatccctgggtcaggaagatcccatggagtaggaaatggcaacccacttcagtattcttgcctgggaaatcccatggacagaggagcctggtgggctatagtccatgggatcgcaaaagagtcagacacaattcagtGACTAAACAAAGATTTAGATAAATTAGTATGCAAGCCTGTCAAAACATTTGagtgaaagaaggggaaaaattagAATATGAATATAAATGGATCCATAAGGTAGAGAAATGCTGATGTCAAGTTATCATGGTCCTAACACTTCCTGGAAGTAAATCAAGCTTATGACTTCACCAAGTGGTGAAGGAAAGTGGCAGAATGTTAAGggaatatataaaacagacaccTCCACCAGGGGGCTAATGAGGGCATTTTATTCTAGTTCAACATATATACATGAAGATTTCAGACACAGATTTCAGATAACAACgtaggagggaggaagaggtgaGTTGATAAGATGAATATCAGTATGTTGACAGGTATTACACACCACCGTGAGGCAGAGATTTTAGATTGTGACCACAGGACTTTATAAGCCAATAGACTTGAGCTCTAATCCCAGCCAAATACTCTTTTCTGAAGCCAATATCTTCATCTTAACATGGAAGGTGACCTGTTTCTAGTAGGTGCCAAGTTAGAGGTATTTGGAAGCTGCACATGATCTCAGTTGATGTTATTTGTGCCTAAATTGAAAATAACAAAGATTCATAACTGGCCATCTCATTATCTAAGTCTGTCAGGTGAAGTTCCTGGGAGGAGAGTCTCCGTGATCATGGGTGAGGTGTGGTGTTCAGAAACTTGGATTCAACTCCTAACTCCATCTTTAATGCTTTTCTCGAAGTCATGCCCCAAATGGGACATATTATACATCTCCCCAAATCTACACAGCCAACCTGCAGACTGAAACAGgtggagacattttaaaaaaatggtttggTTAAAGGAAAATGGAGGTGGGTCTTCAAAGAAGTTCTGGTTCCAAAGCTCCCATTTCTAATGCCATCATACCTCCTGCCTTGAATGTTAGGTTGGCAGGACACAAGGCCACAAAAGGCCACTTACTGACCTTAAGCAAGAGGGAGCAAGACACACTGGCTTTTTCCTAATGAACCATGGAATAAGCAAAAGATAGGAGAACTAGCCTGGTGAAAAATGAGTTCTCACCTTTCAACCTGAGTGCCTGATTCCAGTGCGGTATCATTATCCAGGAATATCCCCTCTTCTACCTGAAGTGAAAGTTTCTGCAAGTTTCCACAGTGCTTGAGGCAGAATGATGAGTGCACGACATCcgtttcatttttcaaatgcagGGACATCTCCTTAACATGGGCCATGGCATCTTTCACGAGCTGCTCCTCCTGAGACTCGTACAGACAGCTCAGAACCTCCTTCGTGTCCATTACGGAAAAGGATTTCTTCCCATGGGGCATCAATGTGTATTTCAGTAGCTCCCGCTTGATCTCCGTTGATACCAGACAGCCGAAAGTCGTCTCCAGCTCCATGGCCCTTCTTTCGTTGCAGAGGCCAAACAGGAAGTACCCGACGTGAGTCAGGCTGGGGTTCTTCAGCCTTTCCTCCTTGGACAGCACTTTTCCCACATTCCCAACGTGCCACTGGTGGCGGCCCAGCCCTTCCTCCTCTTGCTCTTCCAGCTCCAAGACATAGAACATGGCGGCCAGAAACTGCTGGACGCTGAGATGGATGAAAGAGTAGCAGGCCTCACCGTCTTCACTCTTCTGGAGAATATTCCCGTCCAGGAAAGGACAGAGGGCAGACGGGTCCACCCCAAGTCGCCTGAGGTCTTCCCCATCGAACACAGAGCTCCGCATCCACACGCCCTCAGCAGCCAAGAGACACAGGGGCTTGAGCGGAGCCTGGAGGCCCCGCCTGGGGCCGCCGCTGTGCAGTGGGGGGAAGCAGCTGCAGAGGAAGCGCAGGAACAGGGCCGTGGTGGTCCTGCAGGTGGCGGCGGGGTCCTCCCCCCTCTCCATCTGCTGTCTCAGGCAGGTGCAGACCATCCAGCACACGGAGGGCGCCGAGCCCAGCTGGAACAGAGCTGCGTTGTTCTTCATCAAGTCGAAGGCTCGCAGGGCCTGACTCTCCTCTTCAAAGTGTTTCAGGAAATACGCCTTCCGgtcctcctccaagaagccctccATCTCTATGAAGAGCGGCTGTTCTGTTAAGAGCCGCAGCTCCCTCAGGGCTCCCGGTCGGGTGGTGATGAGTAAGGTGGCCTTGGGTAGCATCTTTCTCTTCAGTAAACTCCCCAGGAGGACGGGCACcggcttctgcttcttccagtcgCCACATATGTCGTGGATGAGCGCCCCCGAGGGGACCTTCAGCTCATCAAAACCATCGAGGATGAGCAGGACTTTCTGTGCCTGGGCCAGGATCGCCGGTATGTCCTCCTGCACATGTGGCCAGTTGGCAGATATCAGCTCTGCAAAGGTGCACGTCCGCCTGTGGTTGAGCTCCTTGCAGCTGAGGTAGAAGGCGAAGTTGAAGGTCTCTGCCAGGTTGTCCTGTGTCCAGTCCAGCATCAATTTCTTTGCCAGCGTGGTTTTCCCAACGCCAGCAGGACCGTGCAGCACCACAGTGTGTGGAAATGGCCCGGCCGGCATTTTAGGATTACAGAATGGGATCAGGGTCTCATATCTTTGGGTGACAATACAAACATCTTCACTGAGTCTGGGCCAGAAGTTCTTCCAGTGTTGACAGAACTTCTTTTtcaatatatttctgtatttatcttGTTTACCTTCAGTGATAAGAGTCAGGGGATAGAAAGATATAGTTGGTTATTCATTAGGGAGATGATGCTTTGTTTTAagtaggaaagggaaaaagaaatgaggtTTATAAAGAACCACCCAACACCAAACTCACTCCAGGTAGAGAGGACAGACCTGGCTTTTCTCCTTCCAAATCTTCTTTCGTTTCTTGTAGGTTTGTGACATCTTCTTCCTGTATTTGGGCCAGCTCtgcaaaatacaaattaaagtgAGCTTGACACAAAACCGGtgtacttcttcttcttctttttctttcttttttttttttttttttttttaccagaaatATGGTGTTAAAGTAGACTCCAAGGAGTCCAGAATCTAAGTTTTTTGTCCACAGTGTGTGCTGGGATGTGTAAAGTTGGGTTTATAGTGATGAAGATAGCAAGTGAGTCCCTAAACCAAGTTGCATGCCTCTACTCTGTGGAACCATAACAAGAAATGCTGCCTCTATCACAACTCAATGTGGTTTATTGAAATTATTTGTCTATCTTTTCCAAAGGATTAGAAGAAGTGCCCATAAAACAGGTAATGGATCTTCCCCATAATAGTCTCAAGTCATTTTAGGAGCTCAGTATTAAAGTACAGGCAACTTGTAAGTATGCACCCAAGATAAATGGGCATATGTCTATGCAAAGACTTGCACCCTCTATACTAAGAGTGTGCATGGCAGCGTTATTCAAGACAGTCAATAAATAGATATGATTCAAACTTCCCTTCCCTGATAAATGAGCAACCTAAACATTTTATATCCActcaatagaatattactcagcaacaaaaaggaatggATCAGTGACacatgtaacaacatggatgaacctcaaaagcatttttttttgaaagttgctcagttgtgtttaactctttgtgacccccatggactatacagtccatggaattctccaggccagaatactggagtgggttgccatgcccttgtcccagggatcttcccaacctagggattgaacccaggtctcccgcattgcaggcagattatttaccaactgagccacaagagaagcccaagaatactggagtgggtagcctatcccttcttcagcagatctttccaacctaggaattgaactggggtctcctgtgttgcaggtggattctttaccaactgagctatcagggaagccccccaaaccTCAAAAATGTtattgtaagtaaaaaaaaaaaaacagacacaaaagaccacacatATTCAGAAATGGAGAATATAGAGAGACAAAAAAATTAATGGCTGCCTGGACTTGGGGGATAGAGACCAGGGAACAGTTACATATGGACAAGAAGGATCTTTCTGGAGGTGGTGGAAAGATTGTAAAATTGAATAGTGGTGATTTTTGTACAACTCAGTAAATTGACTAAAAGTTATTAACaggtacatttaaaatgaatgaaatttatgatacataaattatacttcaacagAGCTGTTGAAGCAGACTTGAGAGTGAGACTAATGTTAAACTGGCCTCCACATTGGTTGAGGCAAATCAGCTACTTACAATAGGTCTCAATTTTCTAATCTGTGAGTTGATACTATCAAAGTTGTCTGAACAATTGGCAAAATCTTAAGAAAATTCTATACGACATACTCCTGATTTTCCATGAACTGAATTCTGGCTTTCCCAAATGTTTATTTCCCTCTTTATTCTTACATAATAGGAATAAGACAGGGAGGAAGGCATTCTCCATAAGACAACTGGGGacaatgaatcagttcagtccagtcactcagtcgtgtccgactctttgcaactccatggactgcagcatgccaggcttccctgtccatcaccaactcccagagcctattcaaactcatgtccattgagtcggtgatgggatccagccatctcattctgtcgtcctcttctcctgccttcaatctgccttccagcatcagggtcttttcaaatgagtcagttcttcacaccaggtggccaaaggatggaagtttcagcttcaggatcagtccttccaatgaatattcaggactgatctcctttaggatggactggttggatctccttgcagtccaaggggctctcaagaatcttctccaacaccacagctcaaaagcatcaattctttggtgctcagccttctttatagtccagctcatacatgactactggaagaaccatatctttgaatagatggacttttgttggcaaagtaatgtctccgctttttaatatgctgtctaggttgactaTGAACATGTCTAGGGGACTATGAATATTGGTGAAATAAAGTTAGAGAGAGATGAGGTTCCCCCAAAGAGTGAGAGAGGACAGCCAGGAAGGgtccacttcatttagtttaCTCCAATACTGGATGTCCTAAGATCAACCTGGCTCTTCGTCTTCCTCTTCTCCTACATGCTGCTGGGTTTGTTCCTGGGTTTTCATATTTTGTTATCCCTGAAGAAAAGGGAGGGTGTTATGGTCTTGCCACTATGCCAGTATTGAAGCTTCTGTTTATAAGAGAGTGGAATTTCAAGAAGTTTCAAGTTCAACAATTGGGTCTCAATGTCTAAGCCCAGATTACATGAAAAGGGTATTATTGAGGTTCTGGAGATAAAATTAAAGTGTCAGGCCATGATCTCAGTGCCATTCTGACAACTGAATTCCTGTGCAGCTAAGAAATGGGCACATACAGACAATGGCTCTTTCCGAGGGGCATCAAAAAGTCTTCAAGACAAATTCCCTAGTTTCTTACAAGGTATGTAAAGTTACATAGTCATAGGATGCAACCTTGGAACAGGGAGAAGTCATACAGGAGAAGAAATACTTCAAGTGCAACATGGATAATGAAGAggtgagggagttccctggtggtccagtggttgggattctGAGCTTTAGTGCTGAggacctgaattcaatccctggtcaggatgcTAGGACCTCAAAGGCAAAACAAAAGAAGAGGTTAATGTGTGGAACTTGTGAAAAGGTATCCAGGAGGCAACAGGATATGAGTATCTGAAGTTCAGGGAAATGCTGAAGATGTCACCTGGAGAGTCCTTGGCATATAAATAGCCAGTAAGACTCCATGTGAGCCTTCCAGGATAAGTATACATAGTGAAAAATGGCCAACCAAccattcattttgaaaattaaacaggAGAGCAGGGGatctggggaaaaaatgtttgTATACAGGTGATGTCATGTTGCCAAGAGTTAAGTtttctttaaggatttttttttttgatgtggaccacttttatgaagtctttaataatttattacaatattgcttctgtgtttttttttttttttttgccattaaggtacatggggatcaaacctgcatctcctgccttaaggtgaagtcttaaccacttaaccatcagggaagtccccaagagaAAGATTTTTAGACAAGGAACTCTCTGATGCTAGTTTAGTTAGAACATTAAATTAAATATCAACTTTGAGGCTGGTACTATTCCTTAAAGCATTGCCACATGTCAACTCCAACAGATCATTAGCTTATGTTTGAATTTAGATCATAACTGTAGGACATTTAACATATTTATGTATCAGTAGAAGCAGTTAGATTTTTGGTAGGGGAATTATGTATGAATGGCTGTCTTCACTTTTCAAACCAGCCCCCAGTCTACAATTTTCTTGAAcccaagttatttttaaagatactgGGGATGTCAAGAGAAGATAATGTTGAAAATCACAAATTCAAAAATCATTTTTGGCCGGGattagcaaacattttttttaaaatcctctcTGCAAAGGAGCAGATAATGAAGATTTTCTGTTTTATGCCCAATATAGTTTGTTGCAATTACTCATCTCTGCCCTTGTGGGGCAGAAGCAGTCATAGGTAATATAATATATAAGCAAATGACTATGCTGTGtacaaataagtttatttatattaacatgtagttaaatttgaatttcacatgaTTTTCATAGaccataaaatatttctttttttaaaaatataatttattggcTGTATTGGATCTTGGggtttcccttatagctcagttagtaaagaatccacctgcactgcaggagacccaggttcgattcctgggtcagaaagatcccctggagaagggattggctacccactccagtattctagcctggagagttccatggactgtatagtccatggggtcccaaagagttggacatgactgagtgactttcaactgggtcttagttgtgacatgtgggatctagttcccagcccagggattgaaccctagacCCCTGCATTGAGATCATGGAATCTTAGCTACTCAAAAACCAAGCAAGTCCctgtaaaatattcttttgatctTCCCAGCcacttaaaaatgcaaataccatTCTTAGCTTGTGAAGAagtgaagtaaagtcgctcagttgtgttcgactccttgtgaccccatggactatagcctacaaggctcctctgttcacagaattttccaggcaagagtactggagtgggttgccatttccttctccaggggatcttcccgacccagggattgaaggaTCTACAAAAGCTGATGCTTTGGAAGCCATGGTTTGCCAACCCTGGCTTTAGGAGACTAAAGTAAAATTCAGCCTATTCAGATTCCAAGAGGAAGTTCACTCTCTCTCATGTTTGCATGCATTTACTGATTTCTGGCATAAACATTGCCTCATTGTACCTTTCAGTGTCTTACTGTTGCCCACCTGGATGACAGGAGAGGTGaggtcttctatttctttgcattcctaCTGCTCAGCATGatgtattttctaattaaaacaaTCCTGAATTCTAAAATCTCACTTTTAGATAAAGTGAGATTGTGAATGAGGTGACTTACCTAACGACGGAGGCTTATTTTCCTGAAGTGACTTCAAAgctgtttctgaaaaaaaaaaaaaaaaggaagaaattaacatttttcaGAGCCCAGACCCTGGTAGTTGTACAGCCCTCTGAGTTTACtcaagtgattttaaaatttgcacCCTCCAGATGGCTTTAGGCACTAAAACCATCACCTGTCCATTGAAGAGGTAACAGTAGGCTAAAAACTGAagctgggacctccctggtggttcagtggttaagagtccatgtttctaatgcagggggtgagggtttgattcctggcaggggaactaagatcctacatgctatgtggtgtggccaaaaaataaagataaaataaaatttacaaaaagctaaaaactgaatttaaattgGCAACTAAAGAAAAtgcactttctcccccacaaattcatcaaaagatcatctgaatgctgagcaacttccagaaagcaacttctgaatgctgacaGAGGACACCAggtacccagaaaggcagcccattctctttgaaaggaggtaggacaaaatagaaaagtcaaaaagagacaaaagagttagggatggagactcgtcctggggagggagttgtgaaggaggagaagtttataaacagcaggaaaccctctcatcagcgggtctgtggggagttttggagtCTCCAACCTAAtcagaggacaacataaccagaagaagaagaagaaaaaaaaaaccccacagaatctgtgcctaactgcaactcccagtggagaagtagcccagacactcTTGTCTGCCACCAGCgagcaggggctggacagggagatGTGGgctgcatgcttagggtaaggaccaggcctgaatgccctgaggacaatctgagggagctgatgcttttcaactgtggtaatggagaagactcttgagagtcccttggacttcaaggagatccaacaagtccttcctagaggaaatcagtcctgggtgttcattggaaggactgatgctgaaggtgaactccagtactttggccacctgatatgaagaactgactcattggaaaagaccctgatgctgggaaagaatgaagggaggaggagaaggggacgacagaggatgagatgactggatggcatcactgactcaatggacatgagtttgagtcaactctgggagttggtgatggacagggaggcctggcatgctgcagtccatggggtcgcaaagagtcggacatgactgagcgactgaactgaactgaattgactgaacctctactctagatttttaatctttgctttttggtatttgctgtcaattttgtacctttaagaatctaatcttcaatatccattttcacttaggggtgtgattactagcttgattgctctctcctcttttgactctcccttttctccctcagGTCACATCtatctcctctctcccccttctctacttaactctgaatctctctgggtgttccaggctgcaaagagcacatagggaattgattactggctagactgctctctccccttttgactccccctcttcttctcctggtcacctctatctccctcctccctcttcttttctccatgtaactctgtgaacctctctgggtctccctcactgtggagaattttttcaccattaacctagatgttttatcatctgtgctgtatggatggagaagtctagaggctactgtaagaataagactgaaaaccagaggcttaaatccaaaatttGAGAACACCATataactcctgattccagggaacgttaatagacaagagctcattcaaaagcctccatacctacactgaaacaaagctccacccaagagccaacaagttccagagcaagacataccagaCTAATTCT
Encoded here:
- the NLRP2 gene encoding NACHT, LRR and PYD domains-containing protein 2 — protein: MASSAELGFHLQPLLEELGQDKLSKFKSLLRDHSLKEELQHLLQTEVEEASRKQLLTARCPSYWVEMVTIQVSDEMNRMDLSERAKDELRETALKSLQENKPPSLELAQIQEEDVTNLQETKEDLEGEKPGKQDKYRNILKKKFCQHWKNFWPRLSEDVCIVTQRYETLIPFCNPKMPAGPFPHTVVLHGPAGVGKTTLAKKLMLDWTQDNLAETFNFAFYLSCKELNHRRTCTFAELISANWPHVQEDIPAILAQAQKVLLILDGFDELKVPSGALIHDICGDWKKQKPVPVLLGSLLKRKMLPKATLLITTRPGALRELRLLTEQPLFIEMEGFLEEDRKAYFLKHFEEESQALRAFDLMKNNAALFQLGSAPSVCWMVCTCLRQQMERGEDPAATCRTTTALFLRFLCSCFPPLHSGGPRRGLQAPLKPLCLLAAEGVWMRSSVFDGEDLRRLGVDPSALCPFLDGNILQKSEDGEACYSFIHLSVQQFLAAMFYVLELEEQEEEGLGRHQWHVGNVGKVLSKEERLKNPSLTHVGYFLFGLCNERRAMELETTFGCLVSTEIKRELLKYTLMPHGKKSFSVMDTKEVLSCLYESQEEQLVKDAMAHVKEMSLHLKNETDVVHSSFCLKHCGNLQKLSLQVEEGIFLDNDTALESGTQVERSQNEQHMLPLWMDLCSVFDSSRSLLFLDISQSFLSTSSVRILCEKIASAASSLQKVVLKNISPADTYRNFCMAFGGHKTLTHLTLQGNDQNDMLPPLCEVLRNPKCNLQYLRLVSCSATTQQWADLSCCLKTNQSLTCLNLTANEFLDEGAKLLYMTLRYPTCFLQRLSLENCQLTEAYCKDLSSALIVNQRLTHLCLAKNALGDRGVKLLCEGLTYPECQLQTLVLWCCNITSDGCIHLSTLLQQNSSLTHLDLGLNHIGIIGLKFLCEALKKPLCKLRCLWLWGCAITPFSCAELSSALRSNQNLITLDLGQNSLGSSGVNMLCDALKLQSCPLQTLRLKIDESDAQIQKLLREMKESNPQLTIESDHRDPKDNRPSSHDFIF